A section of the Primulina eburnea isolate SZY01 chromosome 1, ASM2296580v1, whole genome shotgun sequence genome encodes:
- the LOC140805355 gene encoding uncharacterized protein: MLQLDEEKVWRVFVDGTSSLAGCGVGVVIISPLGQKVKLALRIDARVINNEVENETVLAGIRAAREVGASRIILYSDSQLITQQIKGVYEAKDDRMHKYLQLIKTQLEFFMDWGIEQILWEENNEADALTKMAAFVLEASTREVQHVYRLILSTDEEILPTPGDF; encoded by the coding sequence ATGCTCCAGCTCGATGAAGAGAAAGTATGGAGAGTATTTGTGGATGGGACGTCTAGCCTTGCTGGGTGTGGAGTAGGGGTTGTAATAATATCTCCCCTTGGACAAAAAGTTAAGCTGGCCCTGAGAATTGATGCCAGGGTAATTAACAATGAAGTCGAGAATGAGACTGTTCTGGCCGGCATCAGAGCTGCCCGGGAGGTGGGAGCTTCTCGGATTATCTTGTATTCTGATTCCCAGTTAATTACCCAGCAGATCAAAGGTGTGTATGAAGCTAAGGATGATAGGATGCACAAATATCTACAGCTCATCAAAACCCAATTAGAATTCTTTATGGATTGGGGTATTGAACAAATACTCTGGGAGGAGAATAATGAAGCAGATGCTTTGACTAAAATGGCTGCTTTTGTATTAGAAGCCAGTACCCGGGAAGTGCAACATGTTTATCGTTTAATTCTCTCCACAGATGAAGAAATATTACCAACTCCCGGGGATTTCTAG